A stretch of the Massilia varians genome encodes the following:
- a CDS encoding dihydrofolate reductase, which produces MGDAALTLVVAIDARRGIGIDNQLPWHLPEDLAHFKRVTLGKPIVMGRKTFDSIGRPLPKRRNIVITRNPAWLHEGVETAGSLQAAIALLHGEPASIIGGAQIFTEAVQLADRMIVTEIDHVFPCDTFFPPIDPAVWEETAREAQHSEANGFDLAYVTYQRRKEA; this is translated from the coding sequence ATGGGTGATGCAGCTTTGACTTTGGTAGTGGCCATCGATGCCCGGCGCGGCATCGGCATCGACAACCAGCTGCCCTGGCACCTGCCGGAAGACCTGGCCCACTTCAAGCGCGTCACCCTGGGCAAACCCATTGTCATGGGCCGCAAGACCTTCGATTCGATCGGCCGCCCACTGCCCAAGCGCCGCAACATCGTCATCACCCGCAATCCGGCGTGGTTGCACGAGGGCGTGGAAACGGCGGGCTCGCTGCAGGCCGCCATCGCGCTTCTGCACGGCGAGCCGGCCAGCATCATCGGCGGCGCCCAGATCTTCACGGAGGCGGTGCAGCTGGCGGACCGCATGATCGTTACTGAGATCGACCACGTCTTCCCTTGCGATACCTTCTTCCCGCCGATCGACCCGGCCGTGTGGGAAGAAACGGCGCGCGAGGCCCAGCATTCGGAAGCGAACGGCTTCGACTTGGCCTACGTGACCTACCAGCGCCGCAAGGAGGCTTGA
- a CDS encoding thymidylate synthase, whose translation MRQYLDFMRHVKEHGAVKTDRTGTGTLSVFGYQMRFDLQQGFPLLTTKKVHLKSIIHELIWFLQGSTNIAYLKENGVSIWDEWADADGNLGPIYGYQWRSWPTPSGGHVDQIAQVLEQIRNTPDSRRMIVSSWNVADLPNMKLPPCHALFQFYVADGKLSCQLYQRSADIFLGVPFNIASYAILTHMMAQQAGLEVGEFIWTGGDCHLYSNHLEQVDLQLSRTPKELPRLVLKRKPDSLFDYRFEDFEVEGYDPDPAIRAPVAV comes from the coding sequence ATGCGCCAATACCTCGACTTCATGCGCCATGTGAAAGAGCATGGCGCGGTCAAGACCGACCGCACCGGCACCGGCACCCTGTCCGTCTTCGGCTACCAGATGCGTTTCGACCTGCAGCAGGGCTTCCCCCTGCTCACCACCAAGAAGGTCCACCTCAAATCGATCATCCATGAACTGATCTGGTTCCTGCAGGGCTCGACCAACATCGCCTACCTGAAGGAGAACGGCGTCAGCATCTGGGACGAATGGGCCGACGCGGACGGCAACCTCGGGCCGATCTACGGCTACCAGTGGCGCAGTTGGCCGACGCCTTCCGGCGGCCACGTCGACCAGATCGCGCAGGTGCTGGAGCAGATCCGCAACACGCCGGATTCGCGCCGCATGATCGTCTCGAGCTGGAACGTGGCCGATCTGCCGAACATGAAGCTGCCGCCCTGCCACGCCCTGTTCCAGTTCTACGTGGCGGACGGCAAGCTGTCCTGCCAGCTGTACCAGCGCAGCGCCGACATCTTCCTGGGGGTGCCCTTCAATATCGCCTCCTACGCGATCCTGACCCACATGATGGCGCAGCAGGCCGGCCTGGAAGTGGGCGAATTCATCTGGACCGGCGGCGACTGCCACCTGTACAGCAACCACCTGGAGCAGGTCGACCTGCAGCTGTCGCGCACGCCCAAGGAACTGCCGCGCCTGGTACTCAAGCGCAAGCCGGATTCCCTGTTCGACTACCGCTTCGAAGACTTCGAGGTCGAAGGCTACGATCCGGACCCGGCGATCCGGGCGCCGGTGGCGGTCTGA
- a CDS encoding threonine aldolase family protein: MNDTDLLRRCQLVFPGHRARTPAELFAAMAAWCEANGVEHDVYGSGALLQEFEAKVARLLGKEAAVFCVSGTMAQVTALRLACQDRGHDLAALHPTSHIFVHERSNYQLLGHFKAVQAGERYRPWSVADLAALPDRLGAVGMELPLREIGGQLSPWDELEAIKAHCRARGAHLHMDGARLWEAAAGYGKPLIDVAAGFDSVYVSLYKGIGGLGGAMLAGTREFVDRAAEWFRRQGGNLIHRTPYVVAAAMGFEQRLAAMPLCLERTRFLYRELAAHPIIRVNPAAPQVNMLHLHLPVAPERALAIRRELAERHGIWMFNRIAATALPDTSSFELYVGDNLLNAPDARVREALALFAQALAQDGKAVYQSA; encoded by the coding sequence TTGAACGATACCGACCTGCTACGCCGCTGCCAACTCGTCTTCCCCGGCCACCGCGCCCGCACGCCCGCCGAACTGTTCGCCGCCATGGCCGCATGGTGCGAGGCGAACGGCGTCGAGCACGACGTCTACGGCAGCGGTGCGCTGCTGCAGGAGTTCGAGGCGAAAGTCGCGCGCCTGCTCGGCAAGGAGGCGGCGGTGTTCTGCGTCAGCGGCACCATGGCCCAGGTCACGGCGCTGCGCCTGGCCTGCCAGGACCGCGGGCACGACCTGGCCGCCCTGCACCCGACCTCGCACATTTTCGTGCACGAGCGCTCGAACTACCAGCTGCTGGGCCACTTCAAGGCCGTGCAGGCGGGCGAGCGCTACCGCCCCTGGAGCGTGGCCGACCTGGCCGCGCTGCCCGACCGCCTGGGCGCGGTCGGCATGGAGCTGCCCCTGCGCGAGATCGGCGGCCAGCTCTCGCCCTGGGACGAGCTGGAAGCGATCAAGGCCCACTGCCGCGCGCGCGGCGCCCACCTGCACATGGACGGCGCGCGCCTGTGGGAAGCCGCCGCCGGCTACGGCAAGCCTTTGATTGATGTCGCGGCCGGCTTCGATTCGGTCTACGTCTCGCTGTACAAGGGCATCGGCGGGCTGGGCGGCGCCATGCTGGCCGGCACCCGAGAATTCGTGGACCGCGCGGCCGAATGGTTCCGGCGCCAGGGGGGCAACCTGATCCACCGCACGCCCTATGTGGTGGCGGCGGCGATGGGCTTCGAGCAGCGCCTGGCGGCGATGCCGCTCTGCCTGGAGCGCACCCGTTTCCTGTATCGGGAACTGGCGGCGCACCCGATCATCCGCGTGAATCCGGCGGCGCCCCAGGTCAACATGCTGCACCTGCATCTGCCGGTCGCGCCCGAGCGGGCGCTGGCGATCCGCCGCGAGCTCGCCGAGCGGCATGGCATCTGGATGTTCAACCGCATCGCCGCGACCGCCCTGCCGGACACCAGTTCCTTCGAGCTGTACGTGGGGGACAACCTTCTGAATGCCCCGGACGCGCGGGTGCGCGAGGCGCTGGCGCTGTTCGCGCAGGCGCTGGCTCAGGACGGCAAGGCCGTGTACCAGTCCGCGTAA
- a CDS encoding methyl-accepting chemotaxis protein, translated as MPASRYHPANWNVGTRISAITFILTAAIVAALVATITHATSRMLEERATDSVTSELRSVANTVEMFNKSVSSSAASFGRIFRHGLPGSFELDPATTVDIGGKATPTLKLDGKVLNLDFDAPDGFTAQTGGNATIFALDGEDFVRVTTSVKKENGERAVGTALDRNSPAYAALREGRAYIGLVTLFGKQYITQYEPARDAAGKVVAVLYVGVDISEDMKLLKDRIRAVKVGETGYFYVLNAAPGKHYGELLVHPGSEGANLLDSRAADGRPFIREMLQQKNGSIVYDWQNPGEGAAREKFVAYTHIKAWDWIIAGGTYRDEITAAASTLRQRFILAGLLALAVLAALLYAVVRASVARPLAQVREVARRIAEGDLSARMDSARRDEIGLLTEAINSVGASLSSVVGKVRLHAEQIASASQQISAGNLDLCQRTEEQAASLAGTASSMDQLTATVRQNADNARQANQLALKASGVAERGGATVAQVIERMDAISQSSRRISEITGVIDGIAFQTNILALNAAVEAARAGEQGRGFAVVANEVRSLAQRCAGAAREIKLLIEASNGEVDAGGKLVAEAGVTMQEVLASVARVTDIMAEISAASLEQTAGIEHVNGAVGAMDVATQQNAALVEQASAAAQAMQDQADELARAVRLFRFGGDTDAGAPRRPALGLR; from the coding sequence ATGCCCGCCTCCCGATATCATCCCGCCAACTGGAATGTTGGCACCCGCATCAGCGCCATCACCTTCATCCTGACGGCCGCGATCGTCGCCGCGCTGGTCGCGACGATCACCCATGCTACCTCCCGCATGCTCGAGGAACGCGCCACCGACAGCGTCACGAGCGAGCTGCGCAGCGTGGCGAACACGGTCGAGATGTTCAACAAGAGCGTGAGCAGCTCGGCCGCGAGCTTCGGGCGCATCTTCCGCCATGGCCTGCCCGGCAGCTTCGAACTCGATCCGGCCACGACGGTGGACATCGGCGGCAAGGCCACGCCCACCCTCAAGCTCGACGGCAAGGTGCTGAACCTCGACTTCGACGCGCCGGACGGCTTCACCGCCCAGACCGGCGGCAACGCCACCATCTTCGCCCTGGACGGCGAAGACTTCGTGCGCGTGACGACCTCGGTCAAGAAGGAAAACGGCGAACGCGCCGTCGGCACCGCCCTCGACCGCAACAGCCCGGCCTATGCCGCGCTGCGCGAGGGCCGCGCCTACATCGGCCTGGTCACGCTGTTCGGCAAGCAGTACATCACCCAGTACGAGCCGGCGCGCGACGCCGCCGGCAAGGTGGTTGCGGTGCTCTACGTGGGCGTCGACATCAGCGAGGACATGAAGCTGCTGAAGGACCGCATCCGCGCCGTCAAGGTCGGCGAGACCGGCTACTTCTACGTGCTGAACGCCGCCCCGGGCAAGCACTACGGCGAGCTGCTGGTGCATCCGGGCAGCGAAGGCGCCAACCTGCTCGACAGCCGCGCCGCCGACGGCCGCCCCTTCATCCGCGAGATGCTGCAACAGAAAAACGGCAGCATCGTCTACGATTGGCAAAACCCCGGCGAGGGCGCGGCGCGCGAGAAGTTCGTCGCCTACACCCACATCAAGGCCTGGGACTGGATCATCGCCGGCGGCACCTACCGCGACGAGATCACCGCGGCCGCCAGCACGCTGCGCCAGCGCTTCATCCTGGCCGGCCTGCTGGCCCTGGCCGTGCTGGCCGCGCTGCTGTACGCCGTGGTGCGCGCCAGCGTGGCGCGTCCGCTGGCGCAAGTGCGCGAGGTTGCGCGGCGCATCGCCGAAGGCGACCTGAGCGCCCGCATGGACAGCGCCCGCCGCGACGAGATCGGCCTGCTGACCGAGGCCATCAACAGCGTGGGCGCCAGCCTCTCCAGTGTGGTGGGCAAGGTGCGCCTGCACGCCGAGCAGATCGCCAGCGCCTCGCAGCAGATCTCGGCCGGCAACCTCGACCTGTGCCAGCGCACCGAGGAACAGGCGGCCAGCCTGGCCGGCACCGCCAGCTCGATGGACCAGCTCACCGCCACCGTGCGCCAGAACGCCGACAATGCGCGCCAGGCCAACCAGCTGGCCCTCAAGGCCTCCGGCGTGGCCGAGCGCGGCGGCGCCACCGTGGCCCAGGTCATCGAACGCATGGACGCCATCAGCCAGTCGTCGCGCAGGATTTCCGAGATCACCGGCGTGATCGACGGCATCGCCTTCCAGACCAATATCCTGGCCCTGAACGCGGCGGTGGAAGCGGCCCGCGCGGGCGAACAGGGCCGCGGCTTCGCCGTGGTCGCGAACGAGGTGCGCAGCCTGGCCCAGCGCTGCGCGGGCGCGGCCCGGGAAATCAAGCTGCTCATCGAGGCATCCAACGGCGAAGTCGACGCGGGCGGCAAGCTGGTGGCCGAAGCCGGCGTCACGATGCAGGAGGTACTGGCGAGCGTGGCGCGCGTGACCGACATCATGGCCGAGATCAGTGCCGCCAGCCTGGAGCAGACTGCCGGCATCGAGCACGTCAACGGGGCGGTGGGCGCCATGGACGTGGCGACCCAGCAGAACGCCGCCCTGGTCGAACAGGCCAGCGCCGCCGCCCAGGCCATGCAGGACCAGGCCGACGAACTGGCGCGCGCCGTGCGCCTGTTCCGCTTCGGCGGCGACACGGACGCCGGCGCGCCGCGGCGCCCGGCGCTGGGCCTGCGCTGA
- a CDS encoding ABC transporter transmembrane domain-containing protein: protein MTSRSTGTLDSDTSRKGSLATLKGLLPFLAPYRRQFVLAGIALLFAAGATLAIPAAFKQMIDHGFGAEAGRQNIEHVNAVFLALFGVAAVLAVATAARFYMVSWLGERVVADVRAAVYRHVVHQSPEFFETTRTGEVLSRLTTDTTLIQTVVGTSISLALRNTLLFIGGLIMLFVTSPKLTAIILGLLVLVVLPIVLYGRRVRKLSRDSQDRIADASALAGEILNAMPTVQSFTHEGIEAGRFGSSVEGAFQTAIRRIRARAMLTMLAIVLVFGAIVFVLWLGAHAVLEGSMTGGDLGQFILYASIVAGSVGALSEVMGEAQRAAGATERLLELLAARSDIQDPANPRPLPPRRENGARVSLDDVSFSYPSRLDSAALSHLKLDIAAGETVAVVGPSGAGKTTLFQLLLRFYDPQAGSIRLDGIDIRDLALHTLRDAIGIVPQDTVIFSSSALENIRYGRPDASDEEVIAVAKMAAAHEFIERLPQGYGSFLGERGVRLSGGQRQRIAIARALLKNPPLLLLDEATSALDAESERLVQRALEAAMVGRTTIIIAHRLATVQRADRIIVLDEGRVVESGTHASLVAHGGVYANLAALQFQTHAPLEQQAS from the coding sequence ATGACTTCCCGCTCCACCGGCACGCTGGACTCCGATACCTCCCGCAAAGGCAGCCTGGCCACCCTCAAGGGCCTGCTGCCCTTCCTTGCGCCCTACCGCCGCCAGTTCGTGCTGGCCGGCATCGCGCTCCTGTTCGCAGCCGGCGCCACGCTGGCCATCCCCGCCGCCTTCAAGCAGATGATCGATCATGGCTTCGGCGCCGAGGCCGGTCGCCAGAACATCGAGCACGTGAACGCGGTGTTCCTGGCCCTGTTCGGCGTCGCCGCCGTGCTGGCAGTCGCCACCGCCGCACGCTTCTACATGGTGTCCTGGCTGGGCGAGCGCGTGGTGGCCGACGTGCGCGCCGCTGTCTACCGCCACGTGGTGCACCAGAGCCCCGAATTCTTCGAGACCACGCGCACCGGCGAAGTGCTGTCGCGCCTGACCACCGACACCACCCTGATCCAGACCGTGGTCGGCACCAGCATCTCGCTCGCCTTGCGCAATACCCTGCTGTTCATCGGCGGCCTGATCATGCTGTTCGTGACCAGCCCGAAGCTCACCGCGATCATCCTGGGCCTCCTGGTGCTGGTGGTGCTGCCGATCGTGCTGTACGGCCGGCGCGTGCGCAAGCTCTCGCGCGATTCCCAGGACCGCATCGCCGACGCCTCGGCGCTGGCGGGCGAGATCCTCAATGCCATGCCCACCGTGCAGTCTTTCACCCACGAAGGCATCGAGGCGGGCCGCTTCGGCAGTTCGGTCGAAGGCGCCTTCCAGACCGCGATCCGGCGCATTCGCGCCCGCGCGATGCTCACCATGCTGGCCATCGTGCTGGTGTTCGGCGCCATCGTGTTCGTGCTCTGGCTCGGCGCCCACGCGGTACTGGAGGGCAGCATGACCGGCGGCGACCTCGGGCAGTTCATCCTGTACGCCTCGATCGTGGCCGGCTCGGTCGGCGCGCTTTCGGAAGTGATGGGCGAAGCCCAGCGCGCCGCCGGCGCCACCGAGCGCCTGCTGGAACTGCTGGCAGCCCGCTCCGACATCCAGGACCCTGCCAACCCGCGCCCGCTGCCGCCGCGGCGCGAGAACGGCGCCCGCGTGTCGCTCGACGACGTCAGTTTCAGCTATCCTTCACGCCTGGACAGCGCGGCGCTGTCGCACCTGAAGCTCGACATCGCGGCCGGCGAGACCGTCGCCGTGGTCGGCCCCTCGGGCGCCGGCAAGACCACCCTGTTCCAGCTGCTGCTGCGCTTCTACGACCCGCAGGCGGGCAGCATCCGCCTGGACGGCATCGACATCCGCGACCTGGCGCTGCACACGCTGCGCGATGCGATCGGCATCGTCCCGCAGGACACCGTGATCTTCTCGAGCAGCGCGCTGGAGAACATCCGCTACGGCCGGCCCGACGCCAGCGACGAAGAGGTGATCGCGGTGGCGAAGATGGCCGCGGCCCACGAGTTCATCGAGCGCCTGCCGCAGGGCTACGGCTCCTTCCTGGGCGAGCGCGGCGTGCGCCTGTCGGGCGGCCAGCGCCAGCGCATCGCGATCGCGCGCGCCCTGCTCAAGAATCCGCCCCTGCTGCTGCTCGACGAGGCCACCAGCGCGCTCGACGCCGAGTCGGAACGCCTGGTGCAGCGCGCGCTGGAAGCGGCCATGGTCGGCCGCACCACCATCATCATCGCGCACCGCCTGGCCACCGTGCAGCGCGCCGACCGCATCATCGTGCTCGACGAAGGCCGCGTGGTCGAATCCGGCACCCACGCCTCGCTGGTCGCCCATGGCGGCGTGTACGCCAACCTGGCGGCGCTGCAGTTCCAGACCCACGCGCCGCTCGAGCAGCAGGCTTCCTGA
- a CDS encoding lipocalin-like domain-containing protein gives MRLVLFVLLLFVVQWGRAEPPQFAPVVPGATLSFPRDFGAHPEFRTEWWYVTGWVETPDRKPLGFQVTFFRSRTEHDPRNPSAFAPRQLVIGHAALSDPELGRLAHDQKSAREGFGLAWARTDNTDLKLDDWRMVRDSSGSYRVTIRSSELTLELRLQPTQPVLVQGEGGYSRKGASPQHASHYYSEPQLKVSGNVGRAGSLPVAVTGSAWLDHEWSSEALQPEATGWDWIGVNLDDGGALMAFQIRSKGGGKLWAHATLRDSAGRVTRYAPEQVSFTPTARWRSPRTGAEYPVAQDVATGALRWQLTPLQQDQELDSRRSTGAVYWEGAVTVSRDGKRLGRGYLEMTGYVRPMKL, from the coding sequence ATGCGCTTGGTGCTGTTCGTTTTGCTGTTGTTCGTGGTGCAGTGGGGCCGTGCCGAGCCGCCGCAGTTTGCGCCGGTGGTGCCCGGCGCCACGCTGTCCTTCCCGCGCGACTTCGGCGCCCACCCGGAATTTCGCACCGAATGGTGGTACGTCACCGGCTGGGTCGAAACGCCCGACCGCAAGCCGCTCGGCTTCCAGGTCACCTTTTTTCGCAGCCGCACCGAACACGATCCCCGGAACCCGAGCGCGTTCGCTCCGCGCCAGCTGGTGATCGGCCACGCCGCCCTGTCCGACCCCGAGCTCGGCCGCCTGGCGCACGACCAGAAGAGCGCGCGCGAAGGCTTCGGCCTGGCCTGGGCGCGCACCGACAACACCGACCTGAAGCTCGACGACTGGCGCATGGTGCGCGACAGCTCCGGCAGCTACCGCGTCACCATCCGATCCAGCGAACTGACGCTGGAACTGCGCCTGCAGCCGACCCAGCCGGTGCTGGTACAGGGCGAAGGCGGCTATTCGCGCAAGGGCGCCAGCCCCCAGCATGCCAGCCACTACTACAGCGAACCGCAGCTGAAGGTGAGCGGCAACGTCGGCCGCGCCGGCAGCCTGCCGGTGGCCGTGACCGGCAGCGCCTGGCTGGATCACGAGTGGTCGAGCGAAGCCCTGCAGCCCGAGGCCACCGGCTGGGACTGGATCGGCGTGAACCTCGACGACGGCGGCGCCCTGATGGCTTTTCAGATCCGCAGCAAGGGAGGTGGTAAACTATGGGCGCACGCCACGCTGCGCGACAGCGCCGGCCGCGTGACCCGCTACGCGCCCGAGCAGGTCAGTTTCACGCCCACCGCGCGCTGGCGGTCGCCGCGCACCGGCGCCGAGTACCCGGTGGCCCAGGATGTGGCAACCGGGGCGCTGCGCTGGCAGCTCACTCCCCTGCAGCAGGACCAGGAACTCGATTCGCGCCGCTCGACCGGCGCGGTGTACTGGGAAGGCGCGGTGACGGTCAGCCGCGACGGAAAGCGCCTGGGCCGCGGCTACCTGGAAATGACGGGCTACGTGCGCCCCATGAAGCTTTGA
- a CDS encoding FtsX-like permease family protein: MPGLSLPTGTLSRWLLFGEWRTHPVRALLAIAAIAVGVAMGFAIHLINAAAFNEFSAAVKTLSGQADIQVVGREPLFDESVYPQLADRPQVAAAAPVLELSAGFPGMQGALRIVGIDAFRAWAISPDLTGVPQDGRMTDVLADDALFLSPAAQSWLGKRPGDILVLRAGTADLRLRVAGPVQRARAGQRIAVMDIGAMQWRFKQLGRLSRVDLKLRDGVDRAAFQRSLARELERSFPGRFVVRQPNDSDQEARNANLSRAYRVNLTVLALVALFTGAFLVFSTQALSVMRRRSQFALLRVLGLERKQLLGQVLLEGASLGVLGAALGILGGYALAALALTYFGGDLGAGYFPGIRPQVQFTPLAAAVFFLLGLGVALLGCLAPALEAANARPAVAIKSGADEAALSRLARIWPSLLCLLLAALLAFAPPVFELPLFGYLSIALLLIGGIGLTPRLAAVAFRRMESMLLRTRRAPPILLLSLSRLANAPGQAAIALGGVLASFSLMVAMGIMVASFRISVDDWMGHILPADLYVRAATSGNTGFLTSGQQAALRALPGVAQAHFLRTRPVSLAPERPSVVVIARDIDARDPGQLLYLVGPSAPVPGGARPAWVSEAMLDLYGVRVGQTLTLPLGGAQAPFFVAGVWRDYANQAGSVVIRLADYRALTGEGEVTDAALFAARGGSAAQLEEAVRALPFGAALKTMSAGEIRAASLRIFDRSFAVTYLLEAIAIAIGLSGVAASFSAQTLARSKEFGMLRHVGVTRGQVLGILAFEGGLLTLLGVACGFALGLFISLILVYVVNPQSFHWTMQLHLPWTLLGSVAAVLVGASILTALVSGRYALSGGPVRAVREDW, from the coding sequence ATGCCCGGCCTGAGCCTGCCGACCGGCACACTGTCTCGCTGGCTCCTGTTCGGCGAATGGCGCACCCATCCGGTGCGGGCGCTGCTCGCCATCGCGGCGATCGCGGTCGGGGTCGCCATGGGCTTCGCCATCCACCTCATCAACGCCGCCGCCTTCAACGAGTTTTCCGCCGCCGTCAAGACCCTGTCGGGCCAGGCCGACATCCAGGTGGTCGGCCGCGAGCCCCTCTTCGACGAGTCCGTGTATCCGCAGCTGGCGGACCGGCCGCAGGTGGCGGCGGCGGCGCCGGTGCTCGAGCTGTCGGCGGGTTTCCCCGGCATGCAAGGCGCCCTGCGCATCGTCGGCATCGATGCCTTCCGCGCCTGGGCCATCTCGCCCGATCTCACCGGGGTGCCGCAGGATGGCCGCATGACCGACGTACTGGCCGACGACGCCCTGTTCCTGTCGCCGGCTGCCCAGAGCTGGCTCGGAAAACGGCCCGGGGACATCCTGGTGCTGCGCGCCGGCACGGCCGACCTCAGGCTGCGCGTGGCCGGGCCGGTGCAGCGCGCCCGCGCCGGCCAGCGCATCGCCGTCATGGACATCGGCGCGATGCAGTGGCGCTTCAAGCAGCTGGGGCGCCTGTCGCGGGTCGACCTCAAGCTGCGCGACGGGGTCGACCGCGCCGCCTTCCAGCGCAGCCTGGCCCGGGAACTGGAGCGCAGCTTCCCGGGCCGCTTCGTGGTGCGCCAGCCGAACGACAGCGACCAGGAAGCGCGCAACGCCAACCTGAGCCGCGCCTACCGCGTCAACCTGACCGTGCTGGCGCTGGTGGCCCTGTTCACCGGCGCCTTCCTGGTGTTCTCGACCCAGGCGCTGTCGGTGATGCGCCGGCGCAGCCAGTTCGCGCTGCTGCGCGTGCTCGGCCTGGAGCGCAAGCAGTTGCTCGGCCAGGTGCTGCTCGAGGGCGCCAGCCTGGGCGTACTGGGGGCGGCGCTGGGCATCCTGGGCGGCTACGCGCTGGCGGCCCTGGCCCTCACCTATTTCGGCGGCGACCTGGGCGCCGGCTACTTCCCCGGCATCCGTCCGCAGGTGCAGTTCACGCCGCTGGCGGCCGCGGTGTTCTTCCTGCTCGGCCTTGGCGTGGCCCTGCTCGGCTGCCTGGCGCCCGCGCTCGAGGCCGCCAACGCGCGGCCGGCGGTGGCGATCAAGTCGGGCGCCGACGAGGCCGCGCTGTCGCGCCTGGCGCGCATCTGGCCCTCACTGCTGTGCCTGCTGCTCGCCGCGCTGCTGGCCTTCGCACCGCCGGTATTCGAACTGCCGCTGTTCGGCTACCTCTCGATCGCGCTGCTGCTCATCGGCGGCATCGGCCTGACGCCGCGCCTGGCCGCGGTCGCTTTTCGCCGCATGGAGAGCATGTTGCTGCGGACGCGGCGCGCGCCGCCGATCCTGCTGCTGTCCCTGTCGCGCCTGGCGAACGCCCCCGGCCAGGCGGCGATCGCGCTGGGCGGGGTGCTCGCCAGCTTCAGCCTGATGGTGGCGATGGGCATCATGGTGGCCAGCTTCCGGATCTCGGTCGACGACTGGATGGGACACATCCTGCCGGCCGACCTGTACGTGCGTGCGGCCACCAGCGGCAATACCGGTTTCCTCACCTCCGGCCAGCAGGCGGCGCTACGCGCCCTGCCCGGCGTCGCCCAGGCCCACTTCCTGCGCACCCGTCCGGTTTCGCTGGCGCCCGAGCGGCCCAGCGTGGTGGTGATCGCGCGCGACATCGATGCGCGCGATCCGGGGCAGCTGCTGTACCTGGTGGGTCCCAGCGCCCCGGTGCCGGGCGGGGCGCGTCCGGCCTGGGTCTCCGAAGCCATGCTCGACCTGTACGGGGTGCGCGTCGGCCAGACCCTGACCCTGCCGCTCGGCGGCGCGCAAGCCCCGTTCTTCGTGGCCGGCGTGTGGCGCGACTACGCCAACCAGGCCGGCTCGGTGGTGATCCGCCTGGCCGACTACCGCGCCCTGACCGGCGAAGGCGAAGTCACGGATGCCGCGCTGTTCGCGGCGCGCGGCGGCAGCGCCGCGCAGCTCGAGGAAGCGGTGCGCGCCCTGCCTTTCGGCGCCGCGCTCAAGACCATGTCGGCCGGCGAGATCCGCGCCGCCAGCCTGCGCATCTTCGACCGCAGCTTTGCCGTGACCTACCTGCTCGAGGCGATCGCGATCGCCATTGGGCTGTCCGGGGTCGCCGCCAGCTTCTCGGCCCAGACGCTGGCGCGCTCGAAGGAATTCGGCATGCTGCGCCACGTCGGCGTCACGCGCGGCCAGGTGCTGGGCATCCTGGCCTTCGAAGGCGGCCTGCTCACCCTGCTCGGGGTGGCCTGCGGCTTCGCGCTGGGGCTGTTCATCAGCCTGATCCTGGTTTATGTTGTCAACCCCCAGTCCTTCCACTGGACGATGCAGCTGCATCTGCCGTGGACCTTGCTGGGGAGCGTGGCCGCGGTGCTGGTCGGGGCCTCGATCCTGACGGCACTGGTGTCGGGACGTTATGCGCTGTCGGGTGGTCCGGTACGCGCGGTCAGGGAGGATTGGTAA
- a CDS encoding DUF4124 domain-containing protein yields the protein MRKQLSMAILCLVSGAASAGTIYKCREGGRISYHDRPCGQDAVALTVQAAPAQAPEALARLARDRARLQEIEEARAAREEQAARERVRAGRAAAAIRRRCDRLRLQHRWAMEDAQRAGREEAERARTKARRQAEALAVECPA from the coding sequence ATGCGCAAGCAACTCTCGATGGCGATCCTGTGCCTGGTGTCCGGCGCCGCCAGCGCCGGCACGATCTACAAATGCCGGGAAGGCGGCAGGATCAGTTATCACGACCGGCCCTGCGGCCAGGACGCGGTAGCCTTGACGGTACAGGCGGCGCCCGCCCAAGCGCCGGAAGCGCTGGCCCGGCTTGCGCGCGATCGCGCCCGCCTGCAGGAGATCGAGGAGGCGCGCGCGGCGCGCGAGGAACAGGCGGCGCGCGAGCGTGTCCGGGCAGGGCGGGCCGCGGCCGCCATCCGACGGCGCTGCGACCGGCTGCGCCTGCAGCACAGGTGGGCCATGGAAGATGCCCAGCGCGCCGGGCGCGAGGAGGCCGAGCGCGCCCGCACCAAGGCGCGCCGGCAGGCCGAGGCACTGGCGGTGGAATGCCCGGCCTGA